Sequence from the Strix aluco isolate bStrAlu1 chromosome 16, bStrAlu1.hap1, whole genome shotgun sequence genome:
taaaatttactagACCCAAGACAGAGCTGATGGATGTATCTAGCTCATTACACTGCAGCTCGTTCTGCCTCCTttggtgtgtttcaggtttgaaacCCCTGAAAGTTTCATTTAACAGCATTAACATGCTGACCTAACAAAACACCAcctcattttaaggaaaggaCTACTCCAAAAGCCACTGTCTTCAGAAACACTGTaactgaaggattaaaagaaaatgaaacaccacatcAAGAGAATGAAACATATCTGCATGGATAGTTCAGAACTCTGCTTTTTAGGAAATGCTGCCAGAGCCACTTGGATATGTGAAGATCTGAAAGAGGGAATCCATTAAACAGAACAGAGAGTTTCACAGACTTTCATTTAcctggctttttcattctctagGACCTTCAACgaagcctgaaattctgtgttgtgaCACTCCACTTCTCCTCATCAactcctttccccctccaaagACTGCAAACACACTTGCAGCTCCTTGTTCTGATGTTCTACCTTCTCCCACtgactcctcttctcctccaggatcTTCTGGACGTGCACaacctccagcaccttctgccttgaCAGTTCCTGTGCCTCACTCGGATCTTGCTGAGCTTTGTGGCCAATCACTTGCTGGGACTCTTTGGAGGCTGCTAGTTGAGATGTCAACTATTCCACCTCaagtaaaacacaacaaagcagtcaAAAACTACAGCTTGCCACTGTCAGCTATATCAGCCATATCAtatactgtgaggaaagggaaagaacaactttaaatttcACCCTTTCATGAAAATACCAGATCCACAATGGATACAGctggcttgtttaaaaatctaagtgggtcaccatgttcatctgaaaaagcaccttaaaaaacaaGGCTAGCAGTACCAGGCCAGCAGAAATCCATTCTGATGAGTGCTGGCAAACAGGCACAAAGAGCAGCCCATctgtccagggcagcagctgactggtcagtctccttcagcccagctgagagtgatggcagccagagggactcaccccatcccctgctgctctgccatggggagagACCACCTGGTTGATGACTGGAGTAACTATTGCTGTTTCACTCACCTGGTTTTGTAGAGCatccctctgctgaaggaggacattaatttcttctttcattattttgatttcttccttgtgcttcttctccactgccttgatcttactctgagtttcctgcagctctgcttgcagtttttctgtgatgttctgccaacacaaatggagagcaagctgctgggacctgccatcaggttcagctttctcttctttctgtctcaaaatcacattcattcagccacttctgcttttctacccagctctgcttccactgtaacacctccttcctgttgctgttctctggagctcatcaggctctgggctttcagtgcctgcaccagtccctgcctcctcagtcacagcacttaggttttatttccttgtaaCTGCCCTTCACTCTGTTACCTgggtctctcagcctctctcagctTACGTCCAGTTGCCAACGGCCTGTTCCTTCAACCCACCCTACTAGTCAGACTTACCTGCCCATCCTCGCGctgctctttcacctcctgcctgagctgctccagctgctggttggCTTCTCTTAGCTCTCCCTGAGGCTGAAGTAGTGTCTCTAATAAAGCACTCTTCTCATGCTCCTTTTCTCGCAGGACCTGCACAGAAACAAGGAGAAGACAGGTTTAAACTTCCCACACAGAATTTGTGTGGCAAGGCTCCAACACCGACGGGCTGACACGTTCTCAAAGCgctgtgttgctgctctcccaggccctTCTCTGCCCACCTGCAGACACAGCTTCCTAGGTGAGACTGGCCGTATGAACATGGTCCAGCCACAGTCCCCCTGTGATTGAACCTCCTACAAACATCTAACACCTAACAGGAAAATGTGTGGCACTTCTCAAATGTCTCGCCTTGCTGGTGAGGGTgtccctcatcttctgctgtgtcctgtttgtctttcaaTAGCAACTTTTACACCTagttagcagcagagaaaatgcagggctgccagagggctgaagcgagcagctccttcagaaaactcCTGTATTCCAAGTGGGGTTTGgtgaaaattacttaatttttaaggtattcattagactttggtaaagtactgacatgacagggacacactgacatctctgagcactgccctggcatttcAATACTTGTAGACACAGTTGGGGgtactgctgtccccaggcagactcCGTGAAGAGGACTTTGGGTGGGACACAAGGAGGACTCTCACTGTGTGACAGGGTTGCACAGGAGATCTGGGCACAAAACAGCTTACCAGCAAGTGACTTAAAACAGCCCAGAAGACATCCCTGttttactgctcagaaatatttcagaggagtcttgaaaattgtttttcttttgtcaacaatCCTGCcatgcccccctgtcccccccagacAAAAACCCCATCCTCATGGGGATTCAGTCCTACAAATTCCGTTTGGTCTTTAATGGAGTTAAGGTTATAAGCATGTATCAGTAAAGATCAAAGGAGGACTTTTAAGAGAACTGTGAAGATACTCTGAGGTAAGTCTTAAAAAACCAAtagcagcacaaaaatctcaactgaaaggTGATGCTTCTGCCTGGCTTCCTCTGACAGGTCTCACTCCTAGTCCCAAAGAGAACCCTGCTTGCCTTTCACCTCACCAAATTCAATGTAGAAAACATGTAGGGCATGCTCCACACAGCCCGACATCCAGACATCTCCCACGGCTCTAGCCTtgcaaaaaagctacacaaattctcctttcacagtCTGTACCTCTTGCTTGGCATTTTCGACTCTGGTTCATTCCTCCTCTTGTTGAGCTCGCGTGGTAGCaactttctgcttcatatcaaacagcttcttctcgtgctccccttctgtctctgccctctctttttcccattgctccagtatcttctgcagctctgactgATGCCCCTCCTGCTCGCTTGCCtgaggagtggagggaaagacTTCGAGGTGAAGTCCCAGCCACGCtcctcaaaacaaatgtgaagcttcATCCCTCTCACAACCCCCCACCTCAACAGTGCACAACAATGGCTTTGTGCTCTCCATAAATCACGTCCTGTCAAGGAACTTAAAAGGTGGGTCAGCAGGTGGacgaatcatagaatcatttaggttggaaagacctttaagaacattgagtccaaccattacaaaaaggagatgttaccttcctctctccatggctgcctgtttcctagcacctgtctcctcaggatttctctctattcttagagtctattttcaaagctcacatccatttccatcagtgaaaagatgtaGATGAACTGCAGGGTGAGAAAGAGACCGGTACCCTGATGCCCCAGTCACAAGACAGGCCACGAACGGAAGTACCAGGAACAAGGGGCCTGTTCCACATGCGTCAAGCCCAGAGATAACACCTCTGATGACGgtgacaggacagaaagaaaggaagaaagttcCCGTGACTGCAGTTGGCAGCAATGTGAGGAGTCTACTTCATGGCAGACAGGAGTCTGTAAGATCCTACCCCTTTcctgccaggctttgggtggggaGCACCCAACCTCCAGCTAAACTCGCCTTAGGCCCACACTGAATCTGTGGCTGCTTCTACTGtcctggcagagtcctgggggtcttcCCATGCCTTCAAGTacaaggtttagggttagggagaATAGGGGATAGGGTTAGGGATAAGGGGTTAGGGgctaggggttggggttaggggtagcggttaggattaggggttagggtggagggttgggggttagggggtagggaggagggggaggggttggggttaggagcTGGCGGTAAGAGGtagggattaggggttggggttagggatgGGGTTAGGGATCAGGGGTCAGGGTTAGGAGTTAGCATTAGGcgtaagggttaggggttggggtgaGGGGTTAGGTGTAGGGGTGAGGGGTCagggattaggggttgggggtctggggttaggggttaggggctAGGGGTAGGAGGTTGGtgttaggggttgggggttagggttatggggtTAGGGGTCAGCAAGGTGTGACCTATGACAGATGGTTGCTGCCATTTCACACACTCAGGTGATTACTCTTCTAAAGCCAGCCCACAAAGCttgcttgaagaattcagaagcatATTGTTTCCTACCAGGTCTTGTAGGAGCTGGTTTATTTCAACTTCCTGATCAGCTTGCTGCAGTTTGAGGGTATTGTTACACTGCTGTTccgtctgcaggagctgttgtgcCATGTTTTCCCGTTCCTGCCTCATTAGAGAtcgctctgcttccagctcacactgaAGGCACTTCACTTCCCCTGCAAACAGGACAAATGGCAAGATTCAGAGTCTACACAATGGTTCTGACTTCACTGACCTTACGCCATCTGAACTCCAGTGCAGGAgagatctgcctccatctccttcactcctcagaagcactgcggacacagagctatttttataccaTCTTCCCTAGCAGGGGGATCACCAGAGACAGGAGGCTCTCACCTTGTATCACCTCCTTGGCCTGCGTGACTGTGTGAAGTTGGATTTCCAGCTGACTCCTGGTGATCTCCAGCTGAGAGAAGTGCTGCTGAGCTTCAAACAGGCTGGATTCCAGCgtctcctt
This genomic interval carries:
- the LOC141930691 gene encoding uncharacterized protein LOC141930691, whose translation is MFLLMLFLANLQLSKLHLLEPGEWNKAAGLPPARVSSQRSEQLCQESSRQGHALATVSKEKEFLEHEKAALEVRLAALQWDRQGLSEQLAEARSVKETLESSLFEAQQHFSQLEITRSQLEIQLHTVTQAKEVIQGEVKCLQCELEAERSLMRQERENMAQQLLQTEQQCNNTLKLQQADQEVEINQLLQDLVLREKEHEKSALLETLLQPQGELREANQQLEQLRQEVKEQREDGQNITEKLQAELQETQSKIKAVEKKHKEEIKIMKEEINVLLQQRDALQNQVSETAIVTPVINQVVSPHGRAAGDGVSPSGCHHSQLG